The Pungitius pungitius chromosome 10, fPunPun2.1, whole genome shotgun sequence DNA window ttacattttgaagtttTGTGTTGATAATGTTGATTTTCAATGTTTCAGTGTTAGCCTGTTTGATCAATAAGTGTAAggcttgtgccccccccacccccctgcccaCAACCCCTTTgattgtgaaaaaaacaaacaaaaaaatcagctgtttttcacttttcaattaattgtctttatttcacatttcaagCCCCAACACGATCAGAGATTTATCTTAAATTCCCGTTccaaataagtaaataaatatcatttccatttttttttttttttataaaaaaataaacaagtggTCATTGTTCTCGTCGGGAcagaaaataaaagagagaaagtaaAGAGACAAGCGTTGAATAAAGACGGATAGAATGAAGCAGGTGCAACATGTGAGGGGCGGGGAGTCTTCCCGCACATTAACAAGACTCTAATATATGAATAAACCATCTACATATTTACACtctattaccccccccccccccccccccatctctagGCCAAAAATCAATTTGATCTTTTAAATAACTGCAGAGACAACGATGTCCCGACACATCTGTTACAGTTGAGGTTAATTACCACAAAACACTAAGTTAGTTACAAAACCCCAAAGTCccatttgggaaaaaaaaacaatggattcTTTACTGGCCCCGTCGACGCAACGGAATCCGCCAcagagataaataaaaaaaagagtaatagTAAGGGGTAGACAGAGTCagtaacaacccccccctccctccaaagttCGTCCCCACTTTTGAGTCTCGAGTCACTTGGAGTCGCTGGGCAGCCTCGGCATGGCGACCGCGCTCATGCTGGTCACGTGCGGAGGCGGGACTTGGCACATGCTGCACGGGCAGGGCATCCCGGCGCCGACCCCCCAGTGCTGGAAGCTGCTGCCCAGCGGGCCCGCGCCGGCCCCGGGCGCCTTGAGGAGTCCGTGGTGGGGTCTGACGGAGGTGACGGCGGAGATGCCGGGCGCCGACAGGGACGCGGTGGAGACGGCCGGCGGCAGCAGCGGGTGGTGCACCGCCGGGTGCGTGGCGTGGGAAACGACCGGGTGACCCGGCACGGGACCCGCGTGTGTCATAGTCCCGCAGGCCGCCGGGTGGAAGCCGCCGTGGTGCCCGCCGCTGCCGTAGATCTCGCTCACCAGCCGCTTCATCTCCTCCAGCGAGTTGCTCAGCATCAGGATGTAGTTTCTCGCCAGCAGCAAGGTGGCGATTTTGGAGAGCTTGCGCACCGATGGTCCGTGCGCGTAGGGCATGACCTCGCGCAGCCCGTCCATGGCCACGTTGAGGTCGtgcatcctcttcctctcgcgGCTGTTGATCTTGAGGCGGATGGTCTGCAGCTCGTTCTCCGACAGCAGCTTGTGGTCCTTCTTGGCCAGCCGGAGGGCGAGGGACTCCTCGTCTTCCGCGGAGAGGCCGTGCAGGCTGGCGAGCTCCGCCAGATGATCGCTCTGCGTGGAGGACACGGCGCCGGAGAAGCCGTGCACCGACTTCTTGAGGGTGGCCAGGAAGATGTCGTCCACCTCCGGAGATGAGGGTCTGCTCGAAACGCGGCTCGTATCTGAGTCCATGTTCTGTGTCCAGCACGGTGAGCTGAAGAGGGAGAAAACGTCTCTGGTTCATTTACTGGacttcaaaagaaaacatctcgTGCCAACAGTGCAGAAGAAGATGATGTCAACTTTTAGGAAGTCACAGCGACTTGTTGCGATTTTATTCGCTCCATTATAATTAAAAGTAGTAGCCTGTGATCAAAATCACAGCTTAGATTTATTTGCAAAGCTTCTACAGAGAACATGTATTCTCAATCCTGCAGAAAGGCAGCTCAATATTTACACACTGCTGCAAGCAAAGTGCATTCTTTAAAAATGCGCTCTCCGCTTAAACAATATTTGcattatatatgtaatatatattttgatcacATGGAATTTAAAAGGAAAGTGTCCATCTCTTTTTCACTCTTTAAGTTTAGCAGAAGAAGACACACAGATATTCtcatttctaaaaacaaaaacataatcaaataaataatcaaataaaaataatcagaCACGTACCACGAGTGTTGTCCAAGCGCGAGGGGCGAGAAAACCTATTAACGTCAAATCCACTTGTTACTCCCAAATTGCCGGTGACAGCCCATTTGGCACGCCTGCGCGCGACCGCGGGCTTTTATAGCCGGGGGCTGGAGCCGCACGGAGGCCGGGTCACCAGGACAACGCGCTTGCTGTCCCCGCTGCCTCCTCGCGACCAATCAGCTCcttgcagggaggaggaggaggatgagcaggagagggaggtggggggggaggggggggggtgctggggtgtgagagaagagagggacgGAGGGTGCTCCAGCCTGATGTAATTATACCAACACACAGCATTAAGTGAAATCAGACGCACTCCCCTCCTACATATGGCTCCTTCTGTGGAAAATGCTGGCCCGCGTGTGGATGGATTTGATTGAAATAACACAGATGATAAGCCATATTTTTTGCTATTAGGAAGTGAATAGttaatttgtttgtgttacCCAAACCGGTAATAAACGAACTAGGACcttatttctctctttaaaaaaaaaactacatgaTTTGCATTTAATTCGTGCACTATAGGAATTGGTTAAAACAACTTTTGtggataaataaattaaatattttttttctcaattacaTATCCTCTATTTTTTGTCATCACCTTTATCATCATTTGTGACAAATAATTCGTTACTTATTTTTTTGCTCCTTCTAACCTCCTGATCCGTGTAACCCCGGAGCCTATCACACGCCGCCTCGCCGTGCCGGTGGTAACGCGCCTGTTTCCCCGCATGTGGCCCGCTGTCGACCAGCAGCTGCCGTTAAAGTGCATCTTTAACGTTAATTAATGAAGTGTGCAAAATGGTTCTCTAACGGTCATGATCCGCAGCGTTTCAATTAGTTCCGCAGTGAGCGGTGGCGGTGCGGCCTGCTGGCTGCCGGCGCCCCGGCGGACATAAGGCCC harbors:
- the olig2 gene encoding oligodendrocyte transcription factor 2; translated protein: MDSDTSRVSSRPSSPEVDDIFLATLKKSVHGFSGAVSSTQSDHLAELASLHGLSAEDEESLALRLAKKDHKLLSENELQTIRLKINSRERKRMHDLNVAMDGLREVMPYAHGPSVRKLSKIATLLLARNYILMLSNSLEEMKRLVSEIYGSGGHHGGFHPAACGTMTHAGPVPGHPVVSHATHPAVHHPLLPPAVSTASLSAPGISAVTSVRPHHGLLKAPGAGAGPLGSSFQHWGVGAGMPCPCSMCQVPPPHVTSMSAVAMPRLPSDSK